The following are encoded together in the Variovorax paradoxus genome:
- a CDS encoding HepT-like ribonuclease domain-containing protein has translation MSENRLPDYLDHIQQAATDARSFVEGMAKDDFLADKRTQQAVIMSLIVIGEAATKVMDGYVEFTQAHADVPWRSMRNMRNRMAHGYFDINLDVVWETVQEWLPALLQQLPAVRQDADDEDRNDKGMEP, from the coding sequence ATGAGCGAGAACCGCCTGCCCGATTACCTCGACCACATTCAGCAGGCCGCAACCGATGCGCGCAGCTTCGTGGAAGGGATGGCCAAGGACGACTTCTTGGCCGACAAGCGCACCCAGCAGGCCGTCATCATGAGCCTGATCGTCATCGGCGAGGCGGCCACAAAGGTGATGGATGGCTACGTCGAGTTCACCCAGGCGCATGCCGACGTGCCGTGGCGCAGCATGCGCAATATGCGTAATCGCATGGCTCACGGCTATTTCGACATCAACCTCGATGTGGTGTGGGAGACGGTACAGGAATGGCTGCCGGCGTTGCTCCAGCAATTGCCCGCCGTGCGTCAGGATGCCGACGATGAAGACCGTAACGACAAAGGCATGGAGCCATGA
- a CDS encoding nucleotidyltransferase family protein — MRPSVVLDMKRSAVREAVGRFRAANPRVFGSVLHGTDRDGSDLDLLVDALPGATLLDLGDLEEELKSLLGVDVDLLTPGDLPPKFRAKVLAEAQPI; from the coding sequence ATGCGACCGTCTGTTGTGCTTGACATGAAGCGAAGCGCAGTGCGTGAAGCGGTAGGCCGCTTTCGCGCCGCGAACCCGCGCGTCTTCGGCTCGGTGCTGCATGGCACCGACCGGGATGGCAGCGACCTCGACCTGTTGGTCGATGCGCTGCCCGGTGCCACGTTGTTGGACTTGGGCGATTTGGAAGAAGAACTGAAATCGCTGCTCGGCGTTGACGTCGATCTGCTGACTCCCGGCGACCTGCCGCCGAAGTTCCGGGCCAAGGTGCTCGCGGAGGCGCAACCGATATGA
- a CDS encoding helix-turn-helix transcriptional regulator — protein sequence MADRLAGLLRHYSLSARVFHSGAFCGQHHYAAPHGYIHLVRRGPITARSPVHEDLLVTEPSLLFYPRVASHRFVAAPGDTAELLCAEVDLGASTGNPLAMALPSMLLIPLADLPGLGPTLELLSAEAERDQCGRQAAIDRLCELLLIQLLRYLMDGRLGATGLLAGLADPKLARAITAMHDAPQTAWSLEALAAQAGMSRARFAAAFKDAVGVTPGDYLADWRMNVSCTLLKQGRPVAVVADRVGYGSPNALARAFRVRMGCAPRDWLAQQRGDASLSGS from the coding sequence ATGGCGGATCGACTGGCCGGCTTGCTCCGGCACTACTCGCTTTCGGCGCGCGTTTTTCACAGCGGCGCCTTCTGTGGGCAGCATCATTACGCGGCGCCGCATGGCTATATCCATCTGGTGCGGCGCGGCCCGATTACGGCGCGTTCGCCCGTGCATGAAGATCTGCTGGTTACCGAGCCGAGCCTGCTGTTTTATCCGCGCGTGGCGTCGCATCGTTTTGTCGCCGCCCCCGGCGATACCGCTGAGCTGTTGTGTGCGGAGGTCGATCTGGGCGCTTCGACGGGCAATCCGTTGGCCATGGCCTTGCCGTCGATGCTGCTGATTCCGCTGGCGGACTTGCCCGGCCTCGGGCCGACGCTAGAGCTGCTGTCTGCCGAAGCCGAGCGCGACCAGTGCGGTCGGCAGGCCGCCATCGACCGCTTGTGCGAGTTGCTACTGATCCAGTTGCTGCGTTATCTGATGGATGGGCGGCTTGGCGCCACCGGACTGCTGGCGGGACTGGCCGACCCGAAACTCGCGCGCGCCATAACCGCCATGCACGATGCGCCGCAGACCGCGTGGTCGCTCGAGGCGCTGGCGGCGCAGGCGGGCATGTCACGCGCGCGCTTCGCCGCCGCGTTCAAAGACGCGGTGGGCGTCACGCCGGGCGACTATCTGGCCGACTGGCGGATGAACGTCAGTTGCACCCTGCTCAAGCAGGGGCGTCCGGTGGCGGTGGTGGCCGACCGCGTCGGCTACGGCAGCCCGAACGCGTTGGCGCGCGCCTTCCGCGTGCGCATGGGCTGCGCCCCGCGCGACTGGCTGGCGCAGCAGCGCGGTGACGCGTCGCTCAGCGGTTCGTGA
- a CDS encoding carboxymuconolactone decarboxylase family protein, which translates to MTQIAPLTIDTADAATAATLKAVKAKLGVVPNLLATLAHAPAALNGYLGLSETLGTGRLSATQREIVALAAGQANRCQYCLSAHTLIGKGAGLSAEAIAAARTGQAANALDDAIAGFARALVEQRGVVSADAMANYRRAGLDDGLILEVIANIALNTLTNYTNHIADTTVDFPVVAV; encoded by the coding sequence ATGACCCAAATCGCCCCCCTGACCATCGACACCGCTGACGCCGCTACCGCTGCCACACTCAAGGCCGTCAAAGCCAAGCTCGGCGTGGTGCCGAACCTGCTCGCCACGCTGGCCCACGCGCCGGCAGCGCTCAACGGCTACCTCGGCCTGTCCGAAACGCTGGGCACCGGCCGCCTGAGTGCCACCCAGCGCGAGATCGTTGCGCTGGCTGCCGGTCAAGCCAATCGCTGCCAGTACTGCCTGAGCGCACACACCCTGATCGGCAAAGGTGCCGGACTGTCGGCAGAGGCCATCGCCGCGGCCCGCACCGGCCAGGCGGCCAACGCACTTGACGATGCAATTGCCGGCTTTGCCCGCGCGCTGGTCGAGCAACGCGGCGTGGTGTCGGCCGACGCCATGGCCAACTACCGCCGCGCGGGGCTCGACGACGGCCTGATACTGGAAGTGATCGCCAACATCGCGCTGAACACGCTCACCAACTACACCAACCACATCGCCGACACCACGGTGGATTTCCCCGTGGTCGCCGTCTGA
- a CDS encoding cytochrome P460 family protein: MYTEKASAEHYRKTGKFPDGATLVKEIRKLETSAMTTGDPVVWGSDAAVWFVMVKDAKGRFASNPLWGDGWGWALFKADAPAKNVAVSYAADCMGCHVPAAKTDRVFIQGYPTLTQH; this comes from the coding sequence GTGTACACCGAAAAGGCCTCGGCCGAGCACTACCGCAAGACCGGCAAGTTCCCGGACGGCGCCACGCTGGTGAAAGAGATCCGCAAGCTCGAAACCAGCGCCATGACCACCGGCGACCCTGTGGTCTGGGGTTCCGATGCGGCCGTGTGGTTCGTGATGGTCAAGGACGCCAAAGGCCGTTTCGCCAGCAACCCCTTGTGGGGCGACGGCTGGGGCTGGGCGCTGTTCAAGGCCGACGCCCCCGCCAAGAATGTCGCCGTCAGCTACGCAGCCGACTGCATGGGCTGCCATGTGCCGGCGGCCAAGACCGACCGCGTATTCATCCAGGGCTATCCGACACTGACCCAGCACTGA
- the merR gene encoding Hg(II)-responsive transcriptional regulator, with amino-acid sequence MENNLENLTIGVFARTAGVNVETIRFYQRKGLLPEPDKPYGSIRRYGETDVTRVRFVKSAQRLGFSLDEIAELLRLEDGTHCEEASSLAEHKLKDVRERMADLARMEAVLSDLVCACHARKGNVSCPLIASLQGKKEPRSADAV; translated from the coding sequence ATGGAAAACAATTTGGAGAACCTGACCATTGGCGTTTTCGCCAGGACGGCCGGGGTCAATGTGGAGACCATCCGGTTCTATCAGCGCAAGGGCTTGCTCCCGGAACCGGACAAGCCTTACGGCAGCATTCGCCGCTATGGCGAGACGGATGTAACGCGGGTGCGCTTCGTGAAATCAGCCCAGCGGTTGGGCTTCAGCCTGGATGAGATCGCCGAGCTGCTGCGGCTGGAGGATGGCACCCATTGCGAGGAAGCCAGCAGCCTGGCCGAGCACAAGCTCAAGGACGTGCGCGAGAGGATGGCTGACCTGGCGCGCATGGAGGCCGTGCTGTCTGATTTGGTGTGCGCCTGCCATGCGCGGAAGGGGAACGTTTCCTGCCCGCTGATTGCGTCACTGCAAGGGAAGAAAGAACCGCGCAGTGCGGACGCGGTGTAG
- the merP gene encoding mercury resistance system periplasmic binding protein MerP translates to MKKLPALALAAVVAPVWAATQTVTLSVPGMTCSACPITVKKAISVDGVSKVDVTFETREAVVTFDDAKTSVQKLTKATEDAGYPSSVKN, encoded by the coding sequence ATGAAAAAGCTGCCCGCCCTTGCCCTCGCTGCCGTTGTTGCCCCCGTGTGGGCCGCCACCCAGACCGTTACGCTGTCCGTACCGGGCATGACCTGCTCGGCCTGTCCGATCACTGTCAAGAAGGCGATTTCCGTCGATGGCGTCAGTAAAGTTGACGTGACCTTCGAGACGCGCGAAGCGGTGGTCACCTTCGATGATGCCAAGACCAGCGTGCAGAAACTGACCAAGGCTACCGAGGATGCGGGCTACCCATCATCAGTCAAGAACTGA
- the merD gene encoding mercury resistance co-regulator MerD — protein MSAYTVSRLALDAGVSVHIVRDYLLRGLLRPVACTPGGYGLFDDAALQRLCFVRAAFEAGIGLDALARLCRALDAADGDEAAAQLAVLRQFVERRREALADLEVQLATMPTEPAQHAESLP, from the coding sequence ATGAGCGCCTACACCGTGTCCCGGCTGGCCCTTGATGCCGGGGTGAGCGTGCATATCGTGCGCGACTACCTGCTGCGCGGATTGCTGCGTCCGGTGGCGTGCACCCCGGGCGGCTATGGCCTGTTCGATGATGCCGCCTTGCAACGGCTGTGCTTCGTGCGGGCGGCCTTCGAGGCGGGCATCGGCCTGGACGCGCTGGCGCGGCTGTGCCGGGCGCTGGATGCTGCGGACGGCGATGAAGCGGCCGCGCAGCTTGCCGTTCTGCGCCAGTTCGTCGAGCGTCGGCGCGAAGCGTTGGCCGATCTGGAGGTGCAGTTGGCCACCATGCCGACCGAGCCGGCACAGCACGCGGAGAGTCTGCCATGA